Proteins encoded within one genomic window of Oncorhynchus tshawytscha isolate Ot180627B linkage group LG02, Otsh_v2.0, whole genome shotgun sequence:
- the LOC112219532 gene encoding dysbindin isoform X2, producing the protein MSSSGANLHNKRLPSETEHAQRVPELDSAQQLKLRERQRFFEEVFQHDVDVYLSSAHLHIHDYKRPPIGSVSSMEVNVDMLEQMDLTDISDQEALDVFLNSGGDEGVLASPLPVVHGNNNNNNEVISQGRSPHNTGGCVGKSRMSSTSSTSSTNSQNTNEDGRETPVVQSDDEDVNVGTLLLMGSTPGKDEEKDRPIFSS; encoded by the exons CGGAGACAGAGCATGCTCAAAGAGTCCCAGAATTGGACTCAGCCCAGCAGctgaaactgagagagagacagcgcttCTTTGAAGAGGTATTTCAGCACGATGTGGACGTCTACCTGTCCTCTGCCCATCTGCATATTCATGACTATAAGAGAC CTCCCATTGGCAGCGTCTCGTCCATGGAGGTAAATGTGGACATGCTGGAGCAGATGGACCTTACGGACATCTCTGACCAGGAGGCCCTGGATGTCTTCCTCAACTCTGGGGGGGATGAGGGGGTGCTGGCCTCCCCTCTGCCAG TAGTtcatggcaacaacaacaacaacaatgaggTCATCAGCCAGGGACGCTCTCCCCACAACACAGGTGGTTGTGTGGGGAAGTCCCGCatgtcctccacctcctccacttcctccaccaACAGCCAGAACACCAATGAGGATGGAAGGGAAACCCCTGTAGTCCAATCAGATGATGAGGATGTGAATGTCGGCACACTCTTGCTGATGGGATCAACCCCAGGGAAAGATGAGGAGAAGGATCGGCCCATCTTCTCTTCATAG
- the LOC112219532 gene encoding dysbindin isoform X1, which yields MSSSGANLHNKRLPSETEHAQRVPELDSAQQLKLRERQRFFEEVFQHDVDVYLSSAHLHIHDYKRPPIGSVSSMEVNVDMLEQMDLTDISDQEALDVFLNSGGDEGVLASPLPGKVVHGNNNNNNEVISQGRSPHNTGGCVGKSRMSSTSSTSSTNSQNTNEDGRETPVVQSDDEDVNVGTLLLMGSTPGKDEEKDRPIFSS from the exons CGGAGACAGAGCATGCTCAAAGAGTCCCAGAATTGGACTCAGCCCAGCAGctgaaactgagagagagacagcgcttCTTTGAAGAGGTATTTCAGCACGATGTGGACGTCTACCTGTCCTCTGCCCATCTGCATATTCATGACTATAAGAGAC CTCCCATTGGCAGCGTCTCGTCCATGGAGGTAAATGTGGACATGCTGGAGCAGATGGACCTTACGGACATCTCTGACCAGGAGGCCCTGGATGTCTTCCTCAACTCTGGGGGGGATGAGGGGGTGCTGGCCTCCCCTCTGCCAGGTAAAG TAGTtcatggcaacaacaacaacaacaatgaggTCATCAGCCAGGGACGCTCTCCCCACAACACAGGTGGTTGTGTGGGGAAGTCCCGCatgtcctccacctcctccacttcctccaccaACAGCCAGAACACCAATGAGGATGGAAGGGAAACCCCTGTAGTCCAATCAGATGATGAGGATGTGAATGTCGGCACACTCTTGCTGATGGGATCAACCCCAGGGAAAGATGAGGAGAAGGATCGGCCCATCTTCTCTTCATAG